Proteins encoded by one window of Procambarus clarkii isolate CNS0578487 chromosome 55, FALCON_Pclarkii_2.0, whole genome shotgun sequence:
- the LOC138352972 gene encoding tigger transposable element-derived protein 7-like, whose product MAIRFEELKVAASKLAIQLGIKDFNASDGWVGRFKARHNISNTKKISGEASSADPTNVDSFKAKLNEYIVSNNLSKYQVYNADETGFMWRAVPSTSLTSRMQENIPGRKISKERLSVLLCANADASHRTKCAVVGKSKNPRALKNIMQALPVIYYNSKKSWFNQTIFTDWFENHFCKEVREFQINKCGIKASEVKALLLLDNAPPHPISKLISRDGRIKCMALPPNTTSLIQPMDQGVILAAKRMYQTAMLEDVLVVLPSEEDELTGKNTRAQRTLENLKKYTIREAIFHWARLWNKVKETTLTNSWKKLLTERPRCEAAVSDSEFEGFENEANDFEGFEETIRTMLLQAGQGVHVNDINEWLENDYDPGYELLTEEQIAQSVLGNDSDDSDDSDDDSDDVGEALPRGVGYQKRLEQVEELIEYSIKSKHEVIGNFYVHLTALKQCLKTLARENQIQTKIDKFMISTVREKSSSTSDAAPVDAELPSTSRGTSASNECSTSHAAPADAEFPSTSRGTSASNECSTSHVAPADAEFPPTSRDKSSTNDIKYD is encoded by the coding sequence ATGGCAATAAGATTTGAAGAGCTTAAAGTTGCAGCAAGTAAACTTGCCATTCAATTAGGTATAAAAGATTTCAATGCAAGTGATGGGTGGGTTGGAAGATTTAAGGCTCGGCATAACATTTCAAACACCAAAAAAATTTCTGGTGAGGCATCAAGTGCTGATCCCACTAATGTTGATTCATTCAAGGCTAAATTAAACGAGTACATTGTCAGTAATAATTTAAGCAAATATCAAGTATATAATGCTGACGAGACTGGGTTTATGTGGCGAGCTGTACCAAGTACATCCTTAACCAGTAGGATGCAGGAAAATATTCCTGGACGAAAGATAAGCAAGGAACGGCTCTCAGTCTTGCTCTGTGCTAATGCTGATGCCTCTCACAGGACAAAATGTGCCGTGGTAGGCAAGTCTAAAAATCCTCGAGccttaaaaaatataatgcaggcattacctgtaatatattacaattctaagaaatcatggtttaatcaaaCAATATTTACGGACTGGTTTGAAAACCACTTTTGCAAAGAAGTCAGAGAATTCCAGATCAACAAATGTGGAATAAAGGCCAGTGAGGTTAAGGCATTGTTGCTGCTAGATAATGCTCCTCCTCATCCCATTAGCAAGTTAATTTCAAGGGATGGCAGAATAAAATGCATGGCACTTCCACCAAACACAACATCCTTGATCCAGCCCATGGACCAAGGTGTTATCCTTGCTGCTAAACGTATGTACCAAACAGCAATGCTTGAAGATGTTTTAGTTGTTTTACCTAGCGAGGAAGATGAATTGACAGGAAAGAATACAAGAGCTCAAAGAACACTAGAAAATCTAAAAAAGTACACAATCAGGGAAGCAATATTCCACTGGGCTAGGCTTTGGAATAAAGTGAAAGAAACCACACTAACAAATTCATGGAAGAAACTGTTAACAGAGAGGCCTAGATGTGAAGCAGCAGTATCTGATAGTGAATTCGAAGGTTTTGAAAATGAAGCCAATGATTTTGAAGGGTTTGAAGAAACGATCCGAACAATGTTGCTTCAAGCTGGTCAGGGTGTACATGTGAATGATATCAATGAATGGTTAGAAAATGATTACGATCCTGGTTATGAATTGTTAACTGAAGAACAGATTGCGCAAAGTGTTCTCGGAAATGACTCTGATGACTCTGATGACTCTGATGATGACTCAGACGATGTTGGTGAGGCTCTGCCTAGAGGTGTCGGATATCAGAAAAGATTGGAACAAGTTGAGGAACTCATTGAATATTCAATAAAAAGTAAACATGAGGTTATTGGAAATTTTTATGTACACCTTACAGCCTTAAAGCAATGTCTCAAAACGTTAGCcagagaaaatcagattcagacaaaaatagataaattcatgatttcaacgGTTCGTGAAAAATCTTCGTCGACAAGCGATGCTGCACCCGTCGATGCTGAATTACCATCGACAAGTCGTGGAACATCCGCCAGCAAtgaatgctctacaagccatgctgcacccgccgatgctgaattcccatcgacaagtcgtggaacatccgccagcaacgaatgctctacaagccatgttgcacccgccgatgctgaattcccaccaACAAGTCGTGACAAGTCATCCACTaacgatataaaatatgattga